The following proteins come from a genomic window of Lachnoclostridium phytofermentans ISDg:
- the pdxR gene encoding MocR-like pyridoxine biosynthesis transcription factor PdxR produces the protein MDTMMIQLNKDRPLYLQIYEHIKNGIISGVFQEREALPSIRKLAATLSVSKITVEKAYDQLFSEGYIEGAERSRFAVAALSEPFDLYDEKKQKKMPYYTPPKKEEITYDFSSGEMDSEGFDFFLWRKYMSRALLDSARLMKYGEIPGEVELRQQIAKYLMESRGVVASAEQIIIGSNTQVLIGQLCTLFDPNHDKIAFENPGFKNGRRVFFDYGFEIVPIEMTPQGLDEASLRKSTAKAVFVSPSHQFPTGLIMPAPRRISLLNWAYENNSYIIEDDYDSEYRYYGNPIPAMKGMDQSDRVIYIGSFSKIIPPSIRISYMILPEILMKKYRGRESHYSQTASAIEQMTLSLYMEDGQLERQIRRLKKIYNEKRRLFISELKGAFGENGKIYDNGSGLFVILEPKFNIDRVALKEASKKNGCRISCVEDFLMEKPKNHSSKIKLILYFSSIKSADIPDAVQALKSCLTSVNMLE, from the coding sequence ATGGATACGATGATGATTCAGCTAAATAAAGACAGACCCTTATACCTGCAAATATACGAACATATTAAAAACGGCATTATTTCGGGTGTGTTTCAAGAGCGGGAAGCTTTGCCGTCTATCAGAAAGTTGGCGGCGACATTATCCGTCAGTAAAATAACAGTAGAAAAGGCTTATGACCAACTTTTCAGCGAGGGATATATTGAGGGCGCTGAACGCAGCAGATTTGCCGTTGCTGCTCTTTCAGAGCCTTTTGACCTTTACGACGAAAAAAAACAAAAAAAGATGCCCTATTATACTCCCCCAAAAAAAGAGGAAATAACCTATGATTTTTCATCCGGAGAAATGGATTCCGAGGGCTTCGACTTTTTTCTTTGGCGTAAATATATGAGTAGGGCGCTACTTGATAGCGCACGCCTGATGAAATATGGAGAAATCCCCGGTGAGGTAGAGCTAAGGCAGCAAATCGCCAAATATTTAATGGAATCAAGGGGGGTAGTCGCCTCTGCAGAGCAGATTATCATCGGGTCTAACACACAGGTGCTGATTGGCCAGCTTTGCACTCTTTTTGACCCGAATCATGATAAAATCGCTTTTGAAAACCCCGGATTTAAAAATGGAAGAAGAGTCTTTTTCGACTATGGATTTGAAATTGTTCCCATTGAGATGACCCCGCAGGGGCTAGACGAAGCATCCCTTAGGAAAAGCACTGCAAAAGCAGTTTTTGTCAGCCCGTCACACCAGTTCCCCACAGGACTGATTATGCCAGCACCCAGAAGAATCTCTTTGCTGAACTGGGCATACGAAAACAACTCTTATATTATTGAAGATGACTACGACAGTGAATACAGATATTACGGTAATCCTATCCCCGCTATGAAGGGGATGGATCAATCTGATCGGGTTATTTACATTGGCTCTTTTTCAAAAATCATCCCGCCATCTATTAGAATCAGCTATATGATTCTGCCTGAGATCCTAATGAAAAAATACCGGGGCAGAGAATCTCATTACAGCCAAACAGCATCTGCAATTGAGCAAATGACACTGTCGCTTTATATGGAGGACGGCCAGCTGGAACGACAAATCAGACGCCTAAAAAAAATCTACAACGAAAAAAGACGCCTGTTTATCAGTGAACTGAAGGGCGCCTTTGGCGAAAACGGTAAAATATATGATAACGGCTCTGGTCTGTTTGTAATATTAGAGCCTAAGTTTAATATTGACAGGGTAGCCCTAAAAGAAGCAAGCAAAAAGAACGGCTGTCGTATTAGCTGTGTAGAGGATTTTTTAATGGAGAAACCGAAGAACCACAGTTCAAAAATTAAACTGATTTTATATTTTTCCAGCATAAAATCAGCTGATATCCCAGATGCGGTACAGGCTTTAAAAAGCTGCTTGACATCTGTCAATATGCTAGAATAA
- a CDS encoding helix-turn-helix transcriptional regulator, with translation MKIDRLIGIITVLQNNKKVTAPYLAKKFEVSRRTINRDIEDICKAGIPIVTTQGNDGGISIMEGFKLDTTIFTTEELEAILVGLKSFDSVSAHSASHKLIHKISPNRPTLMSLADSISIDLSSHYKDSLAPKIAQLREAIQQKRVVMFHYYYKKGEDDKKIEPYQIVFQWSSWYVFGFCLKKREFRLYKLNRLWDLQTTEEEFIQREVPEEFLDFNRHIPDNYEITVVFDSSEKYRLIEEYCFGCFREMEDGKLLFKRGFTNIDVAIDWFLGFGDRAEILEPIEMRTLIKEKIQKMSERYQF, from the coding sequence ATGAAGATAGATCGATTAATTGGTATCATTACTGTCCTACAAAATAATAAAAAAGTAACTGCACCTTATCTTGCCAAAAAGTTCGAAGTATCAAGGCGTACCATTAATCGAGATATAGAAGATATCTGTAAGGCAGGTATACCAATCGTTACAACACAGGGTAATGATGGTGGTATCTCTATTATGGAAGGATTTAAGTTGGATACTACGATTTTTACTACGGAGGAACTAGAAGCTATTCTAGTTGGATTAAAATCATTTGATAGTGTCTCCGCTCACTCTGCATCACATAAGCTAATACATAAAATTTCACCAAATAGACCTACTTTAATGTCTCTTGCGGACAGTATATCCATTGATTTATCTTCTCATTATAAAGATAGTTTAGCTCCTAAGATTGCACAATTAAGGGAAGCAATACAGCAAAAAAGAGTTGTTATGTTTCACTATTATTACAAGAAAGGAGAGGATGATAAGAAGATTGAACCTTATCAAATCGTTTTTCAATGGTCTTCATGGTATGTATTTGGATTTTGCTTAAAGAAGCGAGAATTTCGGTTATATAAATTAAATCGCTTATGGGATTTACAGACGACTGAGGAAGAATTTATCCAAAGAGAAGTACCGGAAGAGTTTTTGGATTTCAATCGACACATTCCGGATAATTATGAAATTACTGTAGTATTTGATTCGAGTGAAAAATATCGCTTAATTGAAGAATATTGTTTTGGTTGCTTTAGAGAAATGGAAGATGGGAAATTATTGTTTAAGCGAGGGTTTACAAATATAGATGTAGCAATAGATTGGTTTTTAGGCTTCGGAGACCGTGCCGAAATATTGGAGCCAATCGAAATGAGAACATTAATCAAAGAAAAAATTCAAAAAATGTCGGAGCGGTATCAATTTTAA
- the thiD gene encoding bifunctional hydroxymethylpyrimidine kinase/phosphomethylpyrimidine kinase, translating to MFKALTIAGSDTSGGAGLQADLKTFQEYSVYGMTAVTVMVAQNPKNNWSHDIYPIGLDAIEAQIDTVLGGIGVNAMKTGMLPSEQVIRLVARKLREYGCSNIVIDPVMVCKGTDEVVNPVAADAIKSELLPLATVTTPNIYEAAQLSGIKPIDSIEKVKEAAKIIHALGAKNVLIKGGTKLGTENAVDVFYDGSEFLLLETPVIKTTYTHGAGCTTAAAITANLAKGLSPKDAVLNAKEFITAAIQDGFQLNEYVGAVRHSASREKAD from the coding sequence ATGTTTAAGGCACTTACAATAGCAGGGTCAGACACTAGTGGCGGCGCAGGGCTTCAGGCTGACCTAAAAACTTTTCAGGAATATTCGGTATACGGGATGACGGCAGTTACAGTTATGGTTGCCCAAAATCCAAAAAATAACTGGTCACACGATATCTATCCTATTGGGTTGGATGCCATTGAAGCACAGATTGATACTGTGTTGGGCGGTATAGGCGTAAATGCCATGAAAACCGGCATGCTCCCAAGTGAACAGGTTATCCGTCTGGTAGCCAGAAAGCTAAGGGAATACGGCTGCAGCAATATTGTAATCGACCCGGTAATGGTCTGCAAGGGAACCGATGAGGTGGTGAACCCTGTGGCCGCTGATGCGATTAAGTCAGAGCTTTTGCCTCTTGCCACAGTAACAACCCCAAATATTTATGAAGCGGCACAGCTAAGCGGAATCAAACCTATTGACAGTATTGAAAAGGTCAAAGAGGCTGCAAAGATTATTCATGCATTGGGCGCTAAAAATGTACTGATTAAGGGCGGTACAAAGCTAGGTACCGAAAATGCAGTTGACGTGTTTTATGACGGTAGTGAATTTTTGCTACTTGAAACACCAGTTATTAAGACCACTTATACTCATGGTGCTGGGTGCACAACGGCGGCTGCAATTACCGCAAACCTTGCAAAGGGACTTAGCCCCAAAGATGCGGTTTTGAATGCCAAAGAGTTTATTACAGCCGCGATTCAAGATGGTTTTCAGCTGAATGAATATGTTGGTGCGGTGAGACATTCTGCATCTAGGGAAAAAGCTGACTAA
- a CDS encoding AlkZ-related protein — MNSRTNNDKNKSISELRINDYQDFYQALMICGFTVGGSNPEGIFSLCSKFTDLICWHTENHETDPWEWRMRVLDEQVDIAYAKVFFKKSGYITKEWIPYFLSVRRNGESLEEAYLAGTISNMAKKIYELIEGHKCLAFHDIKKLGNFSKEDNYRFEKALIELQMKMYITMCGRKQKTNRYGEGYGWNSTVFCTTEEFWGEELCHLADQIKVSEAEEKIREHILILNPNAEEKKIRKFIYG, encoded by the coding sequence ATGAATAGTAGAACAAATAATGATAAAAATAAGTCCATATCTGAGCTCAGGATAAACGATTATCAAGATTTTTATCAGGCATTAATGATATGTGGATTTACAGTTGGAGGATCGAACCCTGAAGGGATATTCTCTTTATGTAGTAAATTTACTGATTTAATCTGCTGGCATACAGAAAATCATGAAACTGATCCTTGGGAATGGCGTATGAGGGTGCTTGATGAACAAGTAGATATAGCTTATGCGAAGGTCTTTTTTAAGAAAAGCGGCTATATCACCAAAGAATGGATTCCATATTTTCTATCGGTAAGAAGAAATGGAGAAAGTTTAGAGGAAGCTTATCTAGCAGGTACTATTTCTAACATGGCTAAGAAAATTTATGAATTAATTGAAGGACATAAGTGCTTGGCATTTCACGATATCAAAAAGCTAGGAAACTTTAGTAAAGAGGATAATTATAGATTTGAAAAAGCCCTGATCGAATTACAAATGAAGATGTATATTACAATGTGCGGAAGAAAGCAAAAGACAAACCGTTACGGTGAAGGCTATGGTTGGAATTCAACTGTTTTTTGCACGACGGAAGAATTTTGGGGAGAGGAACTTTGTCATCTAGCGGATCAGATTAAGGTGTCTGAAGCGGAAGAAAAGATTCGGGAACATATTCTTATCCTAAATCCGAACGCAGAGGAAAAGAAGATACGGAAATTTATCTATGGCTAA
- a CDS encoding flavodoxin domain-containing protein, with amino-acid sequence MKLLVIYKSKTGFTEKYAKWISDELDCPAVSYEDLKTVNISEYDIIIFGSRIHAGRVDGLSKFKKQLEENDNKKLVVFATGATPAAAKDEIENIWKTTFPTEEQLKTPHFYMQAGLSYEKMGVGDCFIMKALAKFLSEKNSKNSVENGCEQAIRNSYDISSKEYIDPLISYIREK; translated from the coding sequence ATGAAACTACTTGTAATATACAAAAGTAAAACAGGCTTTACAGAAAAGTATGCGAAATGGATATCTGACGAGCTTGATTGTCCTGCTGTATCCTATGAGGATTTAAAAACAGTTAATATTTCCGAGTATGATATTATTATTTTTGGAAGCCGCATACATGCAGGAAGAGTTGATGGACTTTCGAAATTTAAGAAACAGTTGGAGGAAAACGATAACAAAAAATTAGTTGTATTTGCTACAGGAGCAACACCTGCGGCGGCAAAGGATGAGATAGAAAACATCTGGAAAACTACTTTTCCTACGGAAGAACAATTAAAAACACCTCATTTTTATATGCAAGCAGGCTTGAGTTATGAAAAGATGGGAGTTGGTGATTGTTTTATAATGAAGGCTCTAGCAAAATTTTTAAGTGAAAAAAATAGCAAAAATAGTGTAGAAAATGGATGTGAACAGGCAATACGAAATTCCTACGATATCTCTTCCAAAGAATATATCGATCCTTTGATAAGCTATATAAGAGAAAAATAA
- a CDS encoding DUF3795 domain-containing protein, producing MIDTRCGLRCEGCSFKESNDCKGCIASNGNPFHGECSVAKCCQEKEQVHCGECKGFPCNLLIEYSNDPVHGDNPKGARIEQCKQWGISE from the coding sequence ATGATTGATACACGATGTGGTTTACGCTGCGAAGGATGCTCATTTAAAGAAAGTAATGATTGTAAAGGGTGCATTGCTAGCAATGGAAATCCATTTCATGGAGAATGTTCCGTTGCTAAATGTTGTCAAGAAAAGGAACAAGTACATTGTGGTGAGTGCAAAGGATTTCCATGTAATCTTCTTATAGAATATTCAAATGATCCGGTACATGGTGATAATCCAAAAGGAGCAAGAATTGAGCAATGCAAGCAGTGGGGCATTTCTGAATAA
- a CDS encoding YfcC family protein: protein MKKKITFPTAYTILFIVLILGAALTYFVNAGSYAKLTYDLETDSFIETFPDGTKQTLEGTQETLNQLGIVNDIAKFKEGSINKPISIPGTYERLDSNPQGVVDVLLAPIKGVYDSIGIILFVLIIGGVIGVVNESGSINAGIAALSRVTKGHEYLLIVFVTFLITLGGTTFGLAEETIAFYPILMPVYLAAGYDAIVCIAAIYMGSAIGSMFSTTNPFSVVIGSNAAGINFTQGISYRVIGLIIGFLVTTWYIVRYATRIKKSPDKSLVYEMREDINKNFSKQKEEEFTTRRVWILSIFALSFVVMIYGVSKLGWWFEEMTALFLVSGILIGIIAGIGEKVFVNTFVSGAADLVGVGLVIGIARSINIILENGLVSDSILYSLSNLVSGMSPNIFVILMMVVFLILGFFISSSSGLATLAIPIMAPLADAVGVPKDVIITAYIFGQGLMAFITPTGLILASLEMVNVTYNKWLKFIMPLLGMIAVVAVAILLLEVNL, encoded by the coding sequence ATGAAGAAAAAAATCACATTTCCAACTGCTTATACCATCCTTTTTATTGTTTTGATATTGGGGGCAGCATTAACTTATTTTGTTAATGCGGGTTCTTATGCAAAATTGACTTACGATTTAGAAACTGATAGTTTTATTGAAACATTTCCAGATGGGACAAAGCAGACTTTAGAAGGAACCCAAGAAACTTTGAATCAGTTAGGAATAGTAAATGATATTGCTAAATTTAAAGAAGGAAGTATTAATAAACCGATATCAATACCCGGGACATATGAAAGATTAGATTCAAATCCGCAAGGAGTAGTGGATGTATTATTAGCTCCAATTAAAGGAGTATATGACAGTATAGGAATTATCTTGTTCGTGTTAATCATAGGCGGTGTCATCGGTGTAGTTAACGAAAGTGGCTCTATTAATGCAGGAATTGCTGCGCTATCACGAGTGACGAAAGGTCATGAATATCTACTGATCGTATTTGTAACATTCTTAATTACACTTGGAGGTACTACGTTTGGGCTGGCGGAAGAGACAATAGCCTTTTATCCGATATTAATGCCCGTATATTTAGCAGCAGGATATGATGCCATCGTTTGTATTGCAGCGATTTATATGGGTTCCGCAATTGGTTCTATGTTTTCAACTACGAATCCGTTTTCTGTTGTAATTGGTTCCAATGCAGCAGGTATCAACTTTACTCAAGGGATATCTTACCGAGTTATCGGCTTAATCATTGGGTTCCTTGTTACGACATGGTATATTGTACGATACGCTACAAGAATAAAAAAGAGTCCCGATAAATCTCTTGTTTATGAAATGCGAGAAGATATAAACAAAAATTTCAGTAAGCAGAAGGAAGAAGAATTTACAACTAGAAGAGTTTGGATATTATCTATTTTTGCACTCAGCTTCGTTGTTATGATTTATGGTGTTTCTAAACTTGGCTGGTGGTTTGAAGAAATGACAGCGCTCTTTTTAGTATCGGGAATTTTGATTGGAATTATTGCAGGGATTGGGGAGAAAGTTTTTGTCAACACGTTTGTCAGTGGAGCAGCTGATCTAGTTGGTGTTGGCCTTGTTATTGGTATTGCAAGAAGTATTAATATTATTTTGGAAAATGGTCTCGTATCAGACTCAATTTTATATAGTTTATCGAATCTCGTTTCTGGTATGAGTCCAAATATTTTCGTAATTCTAATGATGGTAGTGTTTTTAATCTTAGGCTTTTTTATTTCTTCCTCCTCTGGACTTGCTACACTAGCCATTCCTATTATGGCTCCACTTGCAGATGCTGTTGGTGTTCCAAAGGATGTGATTATTACAGCTTATATATTTGGCCAAGGGTTAATGGCTTTTATTACACCGACTGGGCTTATCTTGGCAAGTCTTGAGATGGTAAATGTAACGTATAATAAGTGGCTTAAATTTATTATGCCTTTATTAGGGATGATTGCAGTTGTGGCAGTAGCGATTTTATTGTTAGAAGTAAATCTATAA
- the thpR gene encoding RNA 2',3'-cyclic phosphodiesterase, which yields MRIFIAINFTEEIKHNLYEQILNLKGKSIKGNFTRKENLHLTLAFLGEVDEKHLETLKNVINQLEVSEFPINLSNMSAFHNGDELLPWIGIVPNTKLQVLQQQLTEGLKASGFAHDEKKFTPHVTLGRKVLMKSNTELNRYDGLCGKEIVVNAISIMKSERINGILTYTEIYKRKI from the coding sequence ATGAGGATTTTTATTGCAATAAATTTTACGGAAGAGATAAAGCATAACTTATATGAGCAAATTTTGAATTTAAAAGGGAAGTCAATAAAGGGAAATTTTACACGCAAAGAAAATCTTCACCTAACTCTGGCTTTTCTAGGGGAGGTTGATGAAAAGCATTTAGAAACATTGAAAAATGTAATTAATCAATTAGAGGTCTCTGAATTTCCTATTAATCTTTCTAATATGAGTGCATTCCATAATGGAGATGAGCTGTTGCCTTGGATAGGCATAGTTCCTAATACAAAACTGCAAGTATTGCAGCAGCAATTAACTGAAGGATTAAAGGCATCTGGATTTGCCCACGATGAAAAGAAATTCACTCCTCATGTCACCTTAGGGCGTAAAGTTCTTATGAAAAGTAATACCGAGCTTAATAGGTATGACGGATTATGTGGAAAAGAAATAGTGGTTAATGCAATTAGTATAATGAAATCTGAAAGGATAAATGGAATCCTAACTTATACCGAAATTTATAAAAGAAAGATTTAG
- a CDS encoding trimeric intracellular cation channel family protein yields the protein MSNFVFIIEIIGTIAFAISGAIVAIKKNMDIFGVLVLGVTTAVGGGMIRDIILGVLPPTMFRKSVYVIVAVITTLLVFLVMYFLQGKINRYSKRVDRYLNIFDSVGLGVFVVAGVNTAGNNGFSEMAFLSIFVGVITGIGGGILRDILAGRIPVVLHKQVYAVAAIVGASVYYYTCDWIGTNAAMILGLLLTITLRMLATYFEWNLPKIDDKA from the coding sequence ATGTCTAATTTTGTATTTATCATAGAGATTATTGGTACAATTGCGTTCGCAATTTCCGGCGCAATTGTTGCAATAAAGAAGAATATGGATATCTTTGGTGTACTTGTTTTAGGTGTAACCACAGCAGTTGGTGGTGGTATGATTCGAGATATTATACTGGGTGTTTTACCGCCTACCATGTTTCGAAAATCAGTTTATGTAATTGTTGCGGTGATAACCACTCTATTAGTGTTTTTAGTAATGTATTTTTTACAGGGGAAAATAAATCGTTATTCAAAGCGAGTAGATCGATATTTAAATATTTTTGATTCCGTAGGGCTTGGCGTATTTGTTGTTGCCGGTGTGAATACAGCTGGAAACAATGGTTTTAGTGAGATGGCATTCTTATCTATCTTTGTCGGAGTAATAACCGGGATTGGTGGTGGAATACTTAGAGATATTTTAGCAGGTAGAATACCAGTTGTTTTACATAAACAAGTATATGCAGTAGCAGCAATTGTTGGCGCATCAGTATATTACTATACATGCGACTGGATAGGAACAAATGCTGCGATGATATTAGGTCTTCTATTAACGATTACACTTAGAATGTTAGCAACTTATTTTGAGTGGAATTTACCAAAAATTGATGATAAGGCATAA
- a CDS encoding protein adenylyltransferase SelO: MSPNISLDNTYITLPEEFYTEQLPSKVPSPKLVKWNSTLAKELGLDSDFFQSEEGALVLSGNQILEDTTPIAEAYAGHQFGYFTMLGDGRAVLLGEIVTNDEERYDIQLKGSGRTPYSRGGDGKATLGPMLREYIISEGMKGLGIPSTRSLAVLTTGETILRETALPGAILVRVAKSHIRVGTFQFANQFLDTKELKALADYTIKRHYKEIFTKEDRYRHFLHEVVKNQARLIAQWQLVGFIHGVMNTDNMVISGETIDYGPCAFMDTYHPETVFSSIDTEGRYAYQNQPKMASWDLARLAEALVPLLNDNTEKAIEIAQEEINQFSKLYLTFWYEGMRKKLGLFHENDMDEDLIEALLGLMVKYEADYTNTFRDLTLNQTTQPNLKGSAEYQQWLDLWQDRRKKQEESLEDSIKLMESVNPTVIPRNHRVEEALERAVNYHDYNAMDSLVSVLQHPYDYKNQNDYYATPPGKTACGYRTFCGT; this comes from the coding sequence ATGAGTCCTAATATAAGTTTAGATAATACGTATATAACACTACCAGAAGAATTTTATACAGAACAATTACCTAGCAAGGTACCTTCTCCTAAGTTAGTAAAATGGAACAGTACGCTCGCGAAGGAACTCGGTCTAGATTCTGATTTCTTTCAAAGCGAAGAAGGTGCATTAGTACTGTCTGGTAATCAAATATTAGAAGATACAACACCAATTGCAGAAGCATATGCAGGACATCAGTTTGGTTATTTTACTATGCTTGGAGATGGGCGCGCGGTACTTCTAGGAGAAATCGTTACAAATGATGAGGAACGTTATGACATTCAGCTTAAGGGCTCTGGTAGAACGCCATACTCCAGAGGAGGCGATGGGAAAGCAACCCTTGGCCCGATGCTACGAGAATATATCATTAGTGAAGGGATGAAGGGCTTAGGAATTCCAAGCACTAGAAGTCTAGCAGTTTTAACTACAGGGGAGACAATACTCCGCGAAACGGCATTGCCCGGAGCTATTTTAGTTCGAGTAGCAAAAAGTCATATACGTGTGGGAACCTTTCAATTCGCAAATCAGTTCCTTGACACCAAGGAGCTTAAGGCACTTGCAGATTATACAATAAAGAGGCATTATAAAGAAATATTCACAAAAGAAGATAGGTATCGACATTTCCTCCACGAAGTTGTGAAAAATCAAGCTAGGTTAATAGCACAGTGGCAGCTAGTCGGTTTTATTCACGGGGTTATGAATACAGACAATATGGTAATTAGTGGTGAAACTATTGATTACGGACCGTGTGCATTTATGGATACTTATCATCCAGAGACTGTATTTAGTTCTATTGATACCGAGGGAAGATACGCTTATCAAAATCAGCCGAAGATGGCTTCTTGGGATTTAGCGAGGTTAGCTGAAGCGCTGGTACCTTTGTTAAACGATAATACGGAAAAGGCAATCGAAATTGCTCAGGAAGAAATTAATCAATTTTCTAAGTTGTATCTTACGTTTTGGTACGAGGGCATGAGAAAAAAATTAGGACTATTCCATGAAAATGATATGGATGAAGATCTGATTGAGGCTTTACTTGGTTTAATGGTAAAGTATGAGGCAGATTATACGAATACATTCCGTGACCTAACGTTAAATCAGACAACACAACCTAATTTGAAAGGTTCAGCTGAGTATCAACAGTGGTTAGATTTATGGCAGGATAGAAGGAAAAAGCAAGAGGAATCCTTGGAGGATTCAATTAAATTAATGGAATCAGTAAATCCAACCGTAATTCCTCGTAATCATAGGGTAGAAGAAGCACTTGAACGTGCTGTGAATTATCATGATTATAATGCAATGGATTCTTTGGTTTCTGTATTACAACATCCGTATGACTATAAAAATCAAAATGATTACTATGCTACACCTCCTGGAAAGACTGCTTGCGGATATAGGACATTTTGTGGAACGTGA
- a CDS encoding alpha/beta hydrolase, which translates to MRCVPLEQAAEKVSDQSSIPPLIFQLPPEEGRLKLEEAQSTPVCMYPATTEGFRVDTGKWGVIKVYCIIPKCLVDTPNVIFYIHGAGWVFGSLHTHKKLVHELAARTNSIVVFPEYSRSPEAKYPTAIEQCYTTLCCLPQIISMLSLSCKADFSTLTVAGDSVGGNMATVMTILSKFRNGPKIHKQVLFYPVTNACFNTDSYYEFAVDYYLYREGMMWFWDQYTTSEEDRNEITASPLRATTEQLAGLPPAIILNGEADVLRSEGEAYARKLRCAGVEVTAVRFQAIIHDFVMLNALDETNATRAAMDSSTEWINRKNQGE; encoded by the coding sequence ATGCGTTGTGTACCCTTAGAACAAGCCGCTGAAAAGGTTAGCGATCAAAGTTCCATACCACCACTAATTTTTCAGCTTCCTCCTGAAGAAGGGCGTCTTAAACTAGAAGAAGCTCAAAGCACTCCTGTCTGTATGTATCCGGCAACAACTGAAGGCTTTAGGGTTGATACCGGGAAATGGGGTGTTATCAAGGTATACTGTATTATACCAAAATGCCTAGTTGATACACCAAATGTTATTTTTTATATTCATGGAGCTGGCTGGGTATTTGGCAGTTTGCATACGCACAAAAAACTTGTCCATGAGCTTGCTGCTAGAACAAATTCTATCGTTGTATTTCCTGAATATTCTCGCTCACCAGAAGCAAAATATCCAACTGCAATAGAACAGTGTTATACAACCCTGTGCTGTTTACCACAAATCATATCGATGCTGTCCCTATCCTGTAAGGCTGACTTTTCTACCTTAACCGTTGCTGGAGATAGTGTTGGTGGTAACATGGCAACTGTTATGACTATTCTATCTAAATTTAGAAATGGACCTAAAATTCATAAACAGGTTCTTTTTTATCCTGTAACAAATGCCTGCTTCAATACTGATTCTTACTACGAATTTGCTGTTGACTATTATTTGTATCGAGAAGGAATGATGTGGTTTTGGGATCAATATACGACAAGTGAGGAAGATCGGAATGAGATTACAGCATCTCCTTTACGAGCAACAACTGAGCAATTAGCAGGCCTGCCTCCAGCAATTATTTTAAATGGGGAAGCTGATGTATTAAGATCCGAAGGTGAAGCTTATGCAAGAAAATTACGATGCGCTGGTGTTGAAGTTACCGCTGTTCGTTTTCAAGCAATCATTCACGATTTTGTAATGCTAAATGCACTGGACGAAACCAATGCTACTCGTGCCGCAATGGACTCTTCTACGGAATGGATTAATCGTAAAAATCAAGGGGAATAA